A window of Ipomoea triloba cultivar NCNSP0323 chromosome 2, ASM357664v1 contains these coding sequences:
- the LOC116010814 gene encoding uncharacterized protein LOC116010814, whose amino-acid sequence MSLPPLAKPEKGEVLYLYLGISQAAISSVLVRDDARVQRPVYYVSRALRGAELRYSPTEKAIFAVDATAKMLNHYFQAHPVHVLTNLPLEAVLRRAGSASRLVKWSLRLSQFDIHFKPRPTIKGQALADFIVECTARDATEQAKNEEEEWWTLSTDGSSSSKACGGGVVLVTPEGFRAYYALRFHFKLSNNEAEYEALLCGLQLAVSMKVEKLKIRCDSRLVVGQVSGEFEANEERMIRYRDVVLRVLGQIAQHEILQVPREQNAEDDTLSKLSQATPEYISKIARIEDLHKSSLEAYPVMPVQSCPPCWLDHLVQYKRTGTLPPDEADAKAAKRRAPTYELIGDILYKRSYNEALLRCLYPDEARALIEEIHEGTCAAHQGAYTMARRAILYGYFWPGMAKECADYARSCPTC is encoded by the coding sequence ATGTCCTTGCCTCCCCTGGCCAAGCCAGAGAAAGGGGAAGTCCTATATTTGTACTTGGGTATCTCGCAAGCCGCGATCAGTTCCGTGCTGGTCCGGGATGACGCGAGAGTACAACGACCCGTGTATTACGTGAGCAGGGCCCTACGGGGGGCAGAGCTCCGATACTCTCCAACAGAGAAGGCCATATTCGCTGTCGACGCCACAGCAAAAATGTTAAACCATTATTTTCAGGCTCACCCAGTGCACGTACTCACGAACCTACCGCTGGAGGCGGTGCTAAGGCGCGCAGGGTCGGCAAGCCGACTCGTGAAGTGGTCTTTGAGGCTCAGCCAATTTGACATCCATTTCAAGCCCAGACCAACCATCAAAGGGCAGGCCCTCGCAGACTTCATAGTCGAGTGCACTGCCCGCGACGCCACAGAGCAGGCAAAGAACGAGGAGGAAGAGTGGTGGACCCTATCAACTGACGGGTCCTCGAGTAGCAAGGCATGTGGAGGAGGGGTCGTCTTGGTAACCCCGGAAGGCTTCCGGGCATATTACGCCCTCCGTTTCCATTTTAAATTATCAAACAACGAGGCCGAGTACGAGGCGCTGCTGTGCGGACTCCAACTCGCAGTGAGCATGAAGGTCGAAAAGTTGAAGATTCGGTGCGACTCCAGGCTCGTGGTCGGCCAAGTGTCCGGCGAGTTTGAAGCGAACGAGGAGAGGATGATCCGGTACCGCGACGTGGTGCTCCGGGTCTTGGGGCAAATCGCCCAACACGAAATTTTGCAAGTACCAAGAGAGCAAAACGCAGAAGATGATACGCTCTCCAAGCTTAGCCAGGCTACCCCAGAATACATCTCGAAAATTGCAAGGATAGAGGACCTCCATAAGTCTAGCTTGGAGGCATATCCGGTCATGCCCGTGCAAAGCTGTCCGCCTTGTTGGTTGGACCATCTCGTGCAGTACAAGAGGACGGGCACCCTACCCCCGGATGAGGCCGACGCTAAGGCAGCCAAGAGACGCGCCCCGACATACGAGCTTATCGGGGACATCCTATACAAGAGGTCCTATAACGAGGCGCTGCTAAGGTGTTTATACCCAGATGAAGCTCGGGCTCTCATCGAGGAAATTCACGAAGGAACTTGCGCAGCCCATCAAGGAGCGTATACCATGGCCCGGAGAGCCATACTTTACGGCTACTTCTGGCCGGGGATGGCGAAGGAATGTGCGGATTACGCACGGAGCTGCCCGACTTGCTAA
- the LOC116005729 gene encoding cysteine-rich receptor-like protein kinase 29: MAFCGCLRRRLARSRAGAGDEAENDGGDDSPDLFFDLRSLQIATNFFSDLNRLGHGGFGPVYKGLMPSGQEVAVKKLSLNSRQGIREFTNEVKLLLRIQHKNLVVLLGCCVEGPEKMLVYEYLPNRSLDYFLFDKKKAASLDWTTRFRIVTGIARGLLYLHEEAPERIIHRDIKASNILLDEKLNPKISDFGLARLFPGEDTHLQTFRISGTHGYMAPEYAMHGYLSVKTDVFSFGVLLLEIVSGRKNHEGKLGADKADILNYSWTLFQARKTLELVDSSLESCDPDEAVMCIQIGLLCCQSSVSDRPDMNTVHLMLSSDSFTLPKPGKPAVHGRLGRWTTTSSSGFTKNTNASTQTGATKSSGAGSFAEDYSRNSMSYSSMDEGR, encoded by the exons ATGGCTTTCTGCGGCTGCCTGAGGCGCCGACTCGCACGAAGCCGCGCCGGCGCCGGAGATGAGGCGGAAAACGACGGAGGAGATGACTCGCCGGACTTGTTTTTCGACCTCCGCTCTCTCCAGATTGCCACTAACTTCTTCTCCGACCTTAACCGGCTCGGCCACGGCGGCTTCGGCCCTGTTTACAAG GGGTTGATGCCAAGTGGTCAAGAAGTAGCTGTTAAAAAGTTGTCCTTAAATTCAAGGCAGGGAATAAGAGAATTTACTAACGAGGTGAAACTATTATTGAGAATTCAGCACAAAAACTTAGTTGTATTGTTAGGCTGTTGCGTAGAAGGTCCCGAGAAGATGCTTGTATATGAATATCTACCCAATAGGAGCCTGGACTACTTCCTTTTTG ATAAGAAGAAGGCTGCATCTTTAGATTGGACAACAAGGTTTCGAATTGTCACTGGCATTGCGAGGGGTCTTCTCTACCTACACGAAGAAGCTCCTGAAAGAATCATTCATAGGGACATCAAAGCCAGTAACATTTTGCTGGACGAGAAGTTGAACCCAAAGATCTCGGATTTTGGTCTGGCTAGGCTGTTTCCAGGAGAAGACACCCACTTACAGACGTTTAGGATTTCCGGTACACA TGGCTATATGGCTCCAGAATATGCAATGCATGGATATCTGTCCGTGAAGACAGATGTGTTTAGTTTTGGGGTCTTGTTACTAGAAATTGTGAGTGGAAGGAAGAATCATGAGGGGAAGCTTGGTGCAGATAAGGCAGACATCTTAAACTAT TCCTGGACACTTTTTCAAGCACGGAAGACGCTCGAGCTTGTTGACAGCAGCCTGGAGAGCTGCGATCCTGATGAAGCAGTGATGTGCATTCAGATTGGATTGCTATGCTGCCAATCAAGCGTATCAGATAGGCCGGATATGAACACGGTCCACCTCATGCTTTCGAGTGATTCGTTTACGCTGCCAAAGCCAGGAAAGCCTGCAGTTCATGGGCGTTTAGGGAGATGGACTACCACGAGTTCAAGTGGTTTTACTAAGAACACAAATGCCAGTACGCAAACGGGTGCCACCAAGTCCTCTGGGGCTGGGAGTTTTGCTGAAGACTATTCCAGGAATTCAATGTCGTATTCTTCCATGGATGAAGGAAGGTGA